The Triticum aestivum cultivar Chinese Spring chromosome 3A, IWGSC CS RefSeq v2.1, whole genome shotgun sequence genome includes a region encoding these proteins:
- the LOC123059180 gene encoding esterase PIR7B yields the protein MESTQSNTSVMNHFILVHGLCHGAWCWYKVVAALQAAGRRVTVVDLAASGAHPARIDEVHSFEEYSQPLLDAVAAAPEGGGERLILVGHSHGGLSLALAMERFPGKVAAAVFAAAGMPCVGKHMGVTTEEFMRRTSSEGLMDCKMLPINNNHGAGVAMIMGPNFLARKYYQQSSPEDLALAKMLVRPGNLFMEDPVMKDASLLTDTNYGSVKKVYVVAKADGSSTEEMQRWMVLLSPGTEVEEIAGADHAIMSSRPRELCDALVKIADSLNTC from the exons ATGGAGAGCACCCAGAGCAACACAAGCGTGATGAACCATTTCATCCTGGTGCACGGCCTCTGCCACGGGGCCTGGTGTTGGTACAAGGTGGTCGCGGCGCTTCAGGCAGCGGGGCGCCGTGTCACGGTGGTCGACCTCGCCGCGTCCGGCGCTCACCCGGCGCGAATCGATGAGGTGCACTCGTTCGAGGAGTACTCCCAACCTCTGCTTGACGCAGTGGCCGCGGCGCCAGAGGGTGGCGGCGAGAGGCTGATTCTGGTTGGGCACAGCCACGGCGGGCTCAGCTTGGCGCTAGCCATGGAGAGGTTCCCCGGCAAGGTCGCCGCGGCCGTGTTCGCAGCCGCCGGGATGCCGTGCGTTGGCAAGCACATGGGCGTCACCACCGAGGAG TTCATGCGAAGAACATCATCGGAAGGACTCATGGACTGCAAGATGCTGCCAATCAATAACAACCACGGTGCAGGGGTTGCAATGATAATGGGCCCAAACTTCTTAGCACGCAAGTACTACCAGCAAAGTTCACCTGAG GATTTGGCCCTGGCAAAAATGTTGGTGAGACCGGGAAACCTGTTCATGGAGGATCCGGTGATGAAGGATGCAAGCCTGCTCACCGATACCAACTACGGGTCGGTGAAGAAGGTATACGTGGTAGCCAAGGCTGATGGCTCCAGCACCGAGGAGATGCAGCGTTGGATGGTGTTGTTGAGCCCCGGCACGGAGGTCGAGGAGATCGCGGGAGCTGACCACGCCATCATGAGCTCGAGGCCTAGGGAGCTCTGTGATGCTCTGGTCAAGATCGCCGACAGCTTAAATACTTGCTAA